One genomic segment of Panicum virgatum strain AP13 chromosome 2N, P.virgatum_v5, whole genome shotgun sequence includes these proteins:
- the LOC120658449 gene encoding uncharacterized protein LOC120658449, whose product MEKIPVPFVTVLELKIGSRGHVFGPLLLYLLGIYPAVQKLVIILLEPQPNVEDTCFRRRCYCEKPNRAWSDETVSLISLREVEIKGLRGSYHEVDFLRLIFRSAPLLQRVTVKLCSAIIPDNDWYNTILDTFEEHPAVSCTVCL is encoded by the exons atggagaagatccCTGTTCCCTTCGTCACTGTTCTAGAGCTGAAGATTGGATCACGGGGCCATGTCTTTGGACCACTGTTGCTGTACTTGCTTGGGATTTATCCTGCAGTGCAAAAGCTCGTCATCATTCTACTGGAACCCCAG CCCAACGTGGAAGACACTTGCTTCAGAAGGAGGTGCTACTGCGAGAAGCCTAACAGGGCCTGGAGTGATGAAACTGTCTCCCTGATCAGCCTCAGGGAGGTGGAAATCAAGGGGCTCAGAGGAAGCTACCATGAAGTCGATTTCCTCCGGCTGATCTTCAGAAGCGCGCCGCTGCTTCAGAGAGTGACCGTGAAGCTGTGCTCTGCAATCATTCCGGATAACGACTGGTACAACACAATCCTCGACACCTTCGAGGAGCACCCTGCTGTGAGCTGCACTGTCTGTTTGTAG